From Taeniopygia guttata chromosome 21, bTaeGut7.mat, whole genome shotgun sequence, one genomic window encodes:
- the HES4 gene encoding transcription factor HES-4 isoform X1 — translation MPADTGMEKPTASPIAGAPASASHTPDKPRSASEHRKVNGGGGGGGGGCRSGRSGGGGGAGWRQARGRAESSKPIMEKRRRARINESLGQLKTLILDALKKDSSRHSKLEKADILEMTVKHLRNLQRAQMTAALSADPTVLGKYRAGFNECMNEVTRFLSTCEGVNADVRTRLLSHLSACLGQIVAMNYPPPPPPPPPPAQPAHLAQQPLHVQLPPAAAAAVPVPCKLNPAEALSPKVYGGFQLVPATDGQFAFLIPSPAFPAGSGPVIPLYANANAPVAAGGGSGSAAATPSVSPVQGLTSFGGSIGPASQAGSPVGGERSESVWRPW, via the exons ATGCCCGCCGATACGGGCATGGAGAAACCCACCGCCTCGCCCATCGCCGGTGCGCCCGCCAGCGCCAGCCACACGCCGGATAAGCCGCGGAGCGCCAGCGAGCACCGGAAGGtaaatggaggaggaggaggaggaggaggagggtgccGGTCGGGGCGcagcggcggtggcggcggcgctGGATGGCGACAAGCCCGCGGCCGTGCTGAG TCCTCCAAGCCCATCATGGAGAAGCGGCGCCGGGCGCGCATCAATGAGAGCCTGGGGCAGCTCAAGACGCTCATCCTGGACGCGCTCAAGAAGGAC AGCTCGCGGCACTCCAAGCTGGAGAAGGCGGACATCCTGGAGATGACCGTCAAGCACCTGCGGAACCTGCAGCGGGCGCAGATGACCG ccGCGCTCAGCGCCGACCCCACGGTGCTCGGCAAGTACCGGGCCGGTTTCAACGAGTGCATGAACGAGGTGACCCGGTTCCTGTCCACCTGCGAAGGGGTCAACGCCGACGTGCGCACGCGGCTGCTGAGCCACCTCTCGGCGTGCCTGGGCCAGATCGTGGCCATGAACtacccccctcctcctcctcctccgccgccgcccgcccaGCCCGCACATCTGGCGCAGCAGCCGCTCCACGTCCAGCTGCcgccggccgcggccgccgccgtgCCCGTGCCCTGCAAGCTGAACCCCGCCGAGGCGCTGTCCCCCAAAGTCTACGGCGGCTTCCAGCTGGTGCCGGCCACCGACGGCCAGTTCGCCTTCCTCATCCCCAGCCCGGCCTTCCCCGCCGGCTCCGGACCGGTTATTCCGCTCTACGCCAACGCCAACGCGCCGgtggcggcgggcggcggctcgggcagcgcggccgccaCCCCCTCGGTATCGCCGGTGCAAGGTCTGACATCATTTGGGGGCAGCATCGGCCCAGCCTCGCAGGCCGGGAGTCCCGTGGGAGGAGAGCGCAGCGAATCCGTCTGGAGACCCTGGTGA
- the HES4 gene encoding transcription factor HES-4 isoform X2, which produces MPADTGMEKPTASPIAGAPASASHTPDKPRSASEHRKSSKPIMEKRRRARINESLGQLKTLILDALKKDSSRHSKLEKADILEMTVKHLRNLQRAQMTAALSADPTVLGKYRAGFNECMNEVTRFLSTCEGVNADVRTRLLSHLSACLGQIVAMNYPPPPPPPPPPAQPAHLAQQPLHVQLPPAAAAAVPVPCKLNPAEALSPKVYGGFQLVPATDGQFAFLIPSPAFPAGSGPVIPLYANANAPVAAGGGSGSAAATPSVSPVQGLTSFGGSIGPASQAGSPVGGERSESVWRPW; this is translated from the exons ATGCCCGCCGATACGGGCATGGAGAAACCCACCGCCTCGCCCATCGCCGGTGCGCCCGCCAGCGCCAGCCACACGCCGGATAAGCCGCGGAGCGCCAGCGAGCACCGGAAG TCCTCCAAGCCCATCATGGAGAAGCGGCGCCGGGCGCGCATCAATGAGAGCCTGGGGCAGCTCAAGACGCTCATCCTGGACGCGCTCAAGAAGGAC AGCTCGCGGCACTCCAAGCTGGAGAAGGCGGACATCCTGGAGATGACCGTCAAGCACCTGCGGAACCTGCAGCGGGCGCAGATGACCG ccGCGCTCAGCGCCGACCCCACGGTGCTCGGCAAGTACCGGGCCGGTTTCAACGAGTGCATGAACGAGGTGACCCGGTTCCTGTCCACCTGCGAAGGGGTCAACGCCGACGTGCGCACGCGGCTGCTGAGCCACCTCTCGGCGTGCCTGGGCCAGATCGTGGCCATGAACtacccccctcctcctcctcctccgccgccgcccgcccaGCCCGCACATCTGGCGCAGCAGCCGCTCCACGTCCAGCTGCcgccggccgcggccgccgccgtgCCCGTGCCCTGCAAGCTGAACCCCGCCGAGGCGCTGTCCCCCAAAGTCTACGGCGGCTTCCAGCTGGTGCCGGCCACCGACGGCCAGTTCGCCTTCCTCATCCCCAGCCCGGCCTTCCCCGCCGGCTCCGGACCGGTTATTCCGCTCTACGCCAACGCCAACGCGCCGgtggcggcgggcggcggctcgggcagcgcggccgccaCCCCCTCGGTATCGCCGGTGCAAGGTCTGACATCATTTGGGGGCAGCATCGGCCCAGCCTCGCAGGCCGGGAGTCCCGTGGGAGGAGAGCGCAGCGAATCCGTCTGGAGACCCTGGTGA